The following are from one region of the Salvia hispanica cultivar TCC Black 2014 chromosome 1, UniMelb_Shisp_WGS_1.0, whole genome shotgun sequence genome:
- the LOC125188913 gene encoding uncharacterized protein LOC125188913, giving the protein MGDRTDIEKLQEMVKLLMDERDAERAAREALEKKNQEIQPVMNLVLTLIISSRATEDANHHLSKFVEIANTLKLNGVDDDAIRVRLFPFSLTDSAKEWFECMPIEKVSTWKDIVAAFLDKYYPPGTILKLKSEIFQFIQGHDKPLYEAFARFKALLRKCPNHGFTVDHQVGILYNGFNEKICVMLDSGANGGFLRKSGEEAMAVIEEFATNSRGWSKERHSLKRIVAVEETEESSFAKELAELRVRVDQMDSSRKEDPIPPTSIIAVSKTETPTPIVKEINYMQGGGPNRNYNNNYRPTQGGGNFNNYNGNRPHPNLSYSNNNYLQPPAGFNVKGGVVDTIKKEEKYEQGITRILEVIAQDRKVNDTKIGVVEARINNLVQGMNMISTAIANINTQMEQIQKKLDEDRAKAAALVDDVNKKWVAKHKTGDYQDAGGPPHSTRRAATEAQNGVCPAIGGPLDSTRRAATEKAEAPAQQGLVRHNGIVLPFQPKRKFKLEEQFKHFLNMFCKIHTNIPLVESLQEIPKYAKLLREAVIRKRKPTKADLKLPHHCSEIIQKEKAVKQRDPGQFIIRCRIGEGKVDKALCDLGSSINLMPLKYYEKLNIGPLKTSDVTLRLADNSTIKTFGHGEITISDNHSQSTYKIESEMLKFEEAKRAKMEQQCRAVMVMVTDLTKPQDPFETEEHATSTIDVVKEKKKQKKKKATGEDPEVYVLKTKMGKYQWWKKLGTKNMGSKGKPENAKNYGVSLASDEHKAMWKKLSARETAPSRF; this is encoded by the exons ATGGGTGACCGAACGGACATCGAGAAACTACAGGAAATGGTGAAGCTACTGATGGATGAGAGAGATGCGGAAAGGGCGGCCCGAGAGGCCTTGGAAAAGAAGAATCAGGAGATACAACCCGTGATGAACCTCGTATTGACGCTAATAATTTCGA GTAGGGCCACAGAGGACGCGAACCAccatctctccaaatttgtGGAGATCGCAAACACTCTCAAATTGAACGGTGTCGACGACGACGCCATAAGGGTAAGActctttcccttttcattAACTGATTCTGCTAAAGAGTGGTTTGAATGTATGCCCATAGAAAAGGTCTCCACATGGAAGGACATTGTAGCTGCCTTCCTCGACAAGTATTATCCGCCGGGCACAATTTTGAAGCTCAAAAGCGAGATCTTCCAATTCATCCAAGGCCATGACAAACCCCTCTATGAGGCGTTTGCTCGTTTCAAAGCCCTTCTCAGAAAGTGCCCTAACCATGGTTTCACTGTGGACCACCAGGTAGGAATTCTCTATAATGGGTTTAACGAGAAAATTTGTGTTATGCTTGATTCAGGTGCAAATGGAGGGTTCTTAAGAAAGTCAGGTGAGGAAGCCATGGCGGTGATAGAGGAATTCGCCACCAACAGCAGGGGGTGGTCGAAAGAAAGGCATAGCCTAAAAAGGATAGTTGCAGTCGAAGAAACCGAGGAAAGCTCCTTTGCAAAGGAATTGGCCGAGCTTCGAGTTAGGGTGGACCAAATGGATTCATCAAGGAAGGAGGACCCGATTCCACCAACCTCCATTATAGCAGTCTCGAAGACTGAAACTCCTACCCCGATAGTGAAAGAAATCAACTACATGCAAGGAGGCGGCCCCAATAGAAATTACAACAATAATTATCGCCCTACCCAGGGGGGcggtaatttcaataattataatgggaACCGACCTCATCCTAACCTTTCttattctaacaataattactTGCAACCCCCTGCAGGATTTAACGTTAAGGGAGGAGTAGTTGATACAATTAAAAAGgaggaaaagtatgaacaaGGGATCACAAGGATCTTGGAAGTAATCGCGCAAGACAGGAAGGTTAATGACACCAAGATCGGAGTGGTCGAAGCTAGGATAAACAACCTCGTGCAGGGAATGAACATGATCTCAACAGCCATAGCCAACATCAACACACAAATGGAGCAAATCCAAAAGAAATTGGATGAGGATAGGGCAAAGGCAGCCGCACTAGTGGACGACGTCAACAAAAAGTGGGTGGCAAAGCATAAAACTGGGGACTACCAAGAtgccggcggaccgccgcacagCACGCGGCGGGCCGCCACTGAAGCCCAGAATGGAGTCTGCCCAGCCATCGGCGGACCGTTGGACTCTACGCGGCGGGCCGCCACCGAGAAGGCAGAAGCGCCCGCCCAGCAGGGACTCGTGCGGCACAATGGGATTGTGCTACCTTTCCAGCCAAAGAGGAAGTTTAAGCTCGAAGAGCAGTTCAAACACtttttgaacatgttttgtaAAATTCATACTAACATTCCTCTAGTTGAATCGTTGCAGGAAATACCTAAGTACGCAAAGCTACTAAGAGAGGCGGTGATAAGGAAGAGAAAGCCGACAAAAGCCGACCTTAAGCTACCACATCATTGCAGCGAGATCATCCAAAAGGAAAAGGCAGTAAAGCAGAGAGATCCAGGCCAATTCATTATCCGATGCCGGATTGGAGAGGGAAAGGTTGACAAGGCACTATGCGATCTAGGATCATCCATCAATCTCATGCCACTGAAGTACTATGAAAAGCTCAACATTGGGCCACTCAAAACTTCAGACGTAACACTCAGGTTGGCCGATAACTCGACCATCAAAACTTTTG GTCATGGCGAGATCACAATCAGCGACAACCATAGCCAGTCCACCTATAAGATCGAAAGCGAGATGCTCAAGTTTGAGGAAGCAAAGCGGGCTAAGATGGAACAGCAGTGTAGGGCAGTCATGGTCATGGTCACGGATTTGACCAAACCACAAGACCCCTTTGAAACGGAGGAACATGCTACCTCCACCATCGATGTTGTAAAAGAG aaaaagaagcaaaagaaaaagaaggcaACCGGAGAGGACCCCGAAGTTTATGTTCTCAAAACAAAGATGGGGAAATATCAGTGGTGGAAGAAGCTAGGGACCAA AAATATGGGATCAAAGGGGAAGCCCGAGAATGCGAAGAACTATGGTGTTAGCCTTGCTTCGGATGAGCATAAGGCTATGTGGAAGAAATTGTCGGCACGAGAGACGGCGCCCTCGAGGTTCTGA